A stretch of the Acidobacteriota bacterium genome encodes the following:
- a CDS encoding SGNH/GDSL hydrolase family protein, which produces MRYRFLVLSISLLALTATAFAQAQTPTPDTVESLKQQLDRLQNRAKDWPQLNRYREANTQVPAPAKNENRVVFMGDSITDGWKLDEYFPNKPYINRGISGQTTPQMLIRFRPDVIALKPKAVVILAGTNDIAGNTGPMTIEMITDNYASMAELAKANGIKVIFSSVLPIHDYGKNKVSERRSPENILKLNEWLKAYCKANGHTYLDYFSRTEDDKGMLKAELATDGLHPNADGYKIMAPLAEAAIQQALKKK; this is translated from the coding sequence TGGCGTTGACGGCAACTGCGTTTGCGCAGGCTCAAACTCCGACGCCGGACACCGTCGAATCCCTGAAACAACAACTCGACCGGCTGCAAAATCGAGCGAAAGACTGGCCGCAACTCAACCGGTACAGGGAAGCCAACACACAGGTTCCCGCGCCAGCCAAAAACGAAAATCGCGTGGTGTTTATGGGAGATTCGATTACGGACGGTTGGAAGCTGGACGAGTATTTTCCCAACAAACCGTACATCAACCGAGGCATCAGCGGGCAAACGACACCGCAAATGTTGATTCGTTTTCGACCCGACGTGATCGCGCTCAAACCGAAAGCGGTCGTCATTCTGGCCGGAACCAATGACATTGCGGGCAACACAGGCCCGATGACAATTGAAATGATCACGGACAATTACGCTTCGATGGCCGAATTGGCCAAAGCCAACGGCATCAAGGTGATTTTTTCTTCCGTGCTGCCCATTCACGATTATGGCAAGAACAAAGTGTCCGAGCGCCGTTCGCCGGAAAACATCCTGAAGCTCAATGAATGGTTAAAGGCGTACTGCAAAGCCAATGGCCATACGTATCTGGATTACTTCAGCAGAACGGAGGATGACAAAGGAATGCTGAAAGCCGAATTGGCAACTGACGGGCTTCATCCGAACGCCGACGGATACAAGATCATGGCTCCGCTGGCGGAAGCGGCGATCCAACAAGCATTGAAAAAGAAATAG
- a CDS encoding isocitrate/isopropylmalate dehydrogenase family protein, producing MHKITVIRGDGVGPEVCDAAMRVVEATGVKCEWEFALVGGQAVKEFGTPLPAETIEKIRQSRVALKGPVIIEEMGEKVLVSHSDGFQQGQGQRVYSNVNTALRIELGAYVNVRPLRAFEGVTAHAPKLDVIVIREITEDLYSGYEHAIGVDAAEAVKITTRKASERAARFAFEYAAQRRRRRLSVIHKANVLQLTDGLFLRTAREVAADFPCIKCDDAMIDACVYNLACHPAGWDVLLMPNQYGDIISDLCAGLVGSFGLAPGASFGDDIAIFEAAHGAALDLAGLNKVNPVALILCGAMMMEHLEEFEAAQRIRDAVKAVIKEGRILTPDLGGTAKTTAMTNVIIDHL from the coding sequence ATGCACAAAATCACAGTCATTCGAGGCGACGGCGTTGGCCCGGAAGTTTGCGACGCGGCGATGCGCGTCGTTGAAGCGACCGGCGTCAAATGCGAATGGGAATTCGCCTTGGTCGGCGGCCAGGCCGTCAAAGAATTCGGCACGCCGCTCCCCGCCGAAACTATCGAAAAAATCCGCCAGAGCCGCGTTGCACTGAAAGGTCCCGTCATCATCGAAGAGATGGGCGAAAAGGTGCTGGTTTCGCACAGCGACGGCTTTCAGCAAGGACAGGGGCAGCGCGTGTATTCCAACGTCAACACGGCGTTGCGAATCGAACTTGGAGCTTACGTCAACGTTCGCCCGTTGCGCGCGTTTGAAGGTGTCACAGCGCACGCGCCCAAGCTGGACGTGATTGTCATTCGCGAAATCACAGAGGATTTATACAGCGGTTACGAACACGCCATCGGCGTGGATGCCGCCGAAGCCGTCAAAATCACGACGCGAAAAGCGAGCGAACGAGCTGCGCGATTCGCGTTCGAATATGCGGCTCAACGTCGGCGGCGACGGCTGAGCGTGATTCACAAGGCAAACGTCTTACAGTTGACCGACGGATTGTTTTTGCGTACGGCGCGCGAAGTGGCCGCCGATTTTCCATGCATCAAATGTGACGATGCGATGATTGACGCCTGTGTATACAATCTGGCTTGCCATCCCGCGGGTTGGGACGTGTTGCTGATGCCGAATCAATACGGAGATATCATTTCGGATTTGTGCGCCGGGCTGGTCGGAAGCTTCGGCTTAGCGCCCGGAGCCAGCTTCGGTGACGACATTGCAATTTTTGAAGCCGCTCATGGAGCCGCGCTGGATTTGGCCGGGCTAAACAAAGTCAATCCGGTGGCGCTGATTTTGTGCGGCGCGATGATGATGGAACACCTGGAAGAATTTGAAGCCGCGCAGCGCATCCGCGACGCCGTCAAAGCCGTCATCAAAGAAGGCCGGATTTTGACGCCGGATTTGGGCGGTACGGCGAAAACCACTGCGATGACCAACGTCATCATTGATCACCTCTGA